In Leptospira perdikensis, the genomic window GGGCAAAAAAGGCTTAGAAACCAAACAAAAAATGATCGAGGTCATGTCCGGACTTTTGGAAGAAACGGGTTATGAAGCCACAGGTCTTACCGAACTGGGAAAGGAAACGGGAACTCCCAAAGGTTCGCTCTATTTCCACTTTCCTGGTGGAAAAGATGAACTGACGAACCTGGCCCTCCTCCATTCAGGTAACCAATTGAATGTATTTTTTCAATCGGTTCTAGTAGAAGCGGAATCACCCGCCCAAGCCATTAAACAAGTGTTCCATGCCTTAGAAAACAGGATTGTTTCCAGTGATTACAAAAAAGGATGTCCAATTGCAACAACTGCAATGGAAACTTCTAACTCGGTTCCTAGTGTTTCAAATGTTTGTGCAGAAATTTATTCTCTCTGGTTAAAAACCTTTGAGACTTATTTGGTAGAGCAAGGTTACACTTCTCGCACCGCTAA contains:
- a CDS encoding TetR/AcrR family transcriptional regulator, which gives rise to MIEVMSGLLEETGYEATGLTELGKETGTPKGSLYFHFPGGKDELTNLALLHSGNQLNVFFQSVLVEAESPAQAIKQVFHALENRIVSSDYKKGCPIATTAMETSNSVPSVSNVCAEIYSLWLKTFETYLVEQGYTSRTAKNLSLSLLSLWEGALLLSKLQKSPEPLRVAAKTAELLFKQN